A region from the Geobacter benzoatilyticus genome encodes:
- a CDS encoding protoheme IX farnesyltransferase: protein MSRGVSRLLRPRLALLNGAAAAGGCLLAAEGGWGMLPWVAWAGVALLAAGGSALNQVLERDLDGLMERTRQRPLPRGDISPAAAALVGAACIAAGLLALGAMGGLLPPFIGGGALGWYLAVYTPLKRRTSLALLAGAVSGAAPPLVGWTLAGGNPADYRIVLLAGILYLWQIPHFWLLQRRHAEDYRRAGIPLFVEGVKDGARSPIFAVWLGALVSGALLLPVFGIVGGVAAAGLSAFSLFLLMAAFFRADGALFSSLNLFPLLILLALSIQR from the coding sequence GTGAGCAGGGGAGTCTCAAGGTTGCTTCGCCCCCGCCTGGCCCTGCTGAACGGGGCAGCGGCGGCCGGCGGGTGTCTCCTTGCCGCGGAAGGGGGGTGGGGGATGCTCCCTTGGGTGGCATGGGCGGGGGTGGCGCTTCTTGCCGCGGGGGGGTCGGCCCTCAACCAGGTGCTGGAGCGGGATCTGGACGGCCTCATGGAGAGAACCCGCCAGCGGCCCCTCCCTCGCGGGGATATCTCTCCGGCGGCAGCGGCCCTCGTGGGGGCGGCATGCATCGCCGCCGGCCTTCTGGCCCTTGGCGCCATGGGGGGACTTCTGCCGCCGTTCATCGGGGGGGGAGCGCTTGGGTGGTACCTGGCCGTTTATACCCCCCTCAAGCGCCGCACGTCCCTCGCCCTCCTGGCAGGGGCGGTGAGCGGGGCGGCTCCGCCCCTCGTCGGCTGGACCCTCGCCGGGGGAAACCCCGCCGACTACCGGATTGTGCTCCTTGCGGGCATTCTCTACCTCTGGCAGATTCCCCACTTCTGGCTTCTCCAGCGCCGCCACGCGGAGGATTACCGGCGGGCCGGCATCCCCCTCTTTGTGGAAGGCGTTAAGGATGGTGCCCGTTCTCCCATCTTCGCGGTCTGGCTCGGGGCGCTCGTGTCCGGGGCGCTGCTGCTCCCGGTTTTCGGAATCGTCGGTGGGGTGGCGGCGGCGGGGTTATCGGCATTTTCCCTTTTCCTGCTTATGGCTGCTTTCTTCCGTGCCGACGGGGCACTGTTCTCAAGCCTTAACCTCTTTCCCCTGTTGATCCTTCTGGCCCTTTCCATACAGCGTTGA
- a CDS encoding tRNA dihydrouridine synthase encodes MHVTTQSPATSAHTPLPWPTGHVPLMLAPMQGLTNRALRSLFIDWVRPDAVFTEFVRVNPAGARQPIREGDLLEVAAAEDGVPLVVQLIGHDHEALVTAAKAAQEAGAVHINLNLGCPYGRMTSGLTGGGMLRRPEALGELLPALRTAVKGTFSVKVRAGYDDPAQITTILPLFEAAGIDFLVLHPRTVVQEYEGRADHAVTAAVVSKTRLPVIANGDIRTAADGLRVLRETGAAGLMMGRGAIADPLLFERLRGKAPAEPTDEERKEMLRKYMGELLAGYCKLFCGETQVLGKIKGVLATMDDPSLARSLKQLKKARTIRAFSAILDELP; translated from the coding sequence ATGCACGTTACTACACAATCACCAGCAACATCTGCGCACACCCCCCTCCCCTGGCCCACCGGCCACGTCCCACTGATGCTGGCCCCCATGCAGGGACTGACCAACCGGGCGCTGCGCTCCCTGTTCATCGACTGGGTCCGCCCCGATGCAGTTTTCACCGAGTTTGTCAGGGTCAATCCTGCCGGAGCGCGACAACCGATCAGGGAGGGTGATTTGCTGGAAGTGGCTGCCGCAGAAGATGGTGTACCGCTGGTGGTACAACTCATCGGGCACGACCATGAAGCCCTGGTGACCGCCGCCAAGGCGGCCCAGGAAGCAGGGGCCGTCCACATCAACCTGAATCTCGGCTGCCCCTACGGGCGGATGACATCCGGCCTCACCGGCGGCGGCATGCTGCGGCGCCCCGAGGCGCTGGGCGAACTGCTCCCCGCTCTGCGCACGGCCGTCAAGGGGACATTCTCCGTCAAGGTGCGGGCCGGCTACGACGACCCCGCCCAGATCACCACAATCCTCCCCCTGTTCGAAGCCGCCGGAATCGACTTTCTGGTGCTCCATCCACGAACCGTTGTGCAGGAATACGAGGGCAGAGCCGACCATGCCGTTACCGCCGCAGTGGTGAGCAAGACGCGGCTGCCGGTAATTGCCAATGGCGATATCCGCACCGCAGCCGACGGCCTGAGGGTTCTACGGGAAACCGGTGCTGCCGGTCTCATGATGGGGAGAGGGGCCATCGCCGACCCCCTGCTTTTTGAGCGGCTGAGGGGAAAAGCGCCGGCCGAACCGACCGACGAAGAACGGAAGGAAATGCTCCGGAAGTACATGGGGGAACTGCTGGCAGGCTACTGCAAATTGTTCTGCGGCGAAACGCAGGTATTGGGCAAGATCAAGGGAGTCCTTGCCACCATGGATGACCCATCCCTGGCAAGGAGCCTCAAACAGCTCAAAAAAGCCAGGACCATCCGGGCTTTCAGCGCCATCCTGGACGAGCTCCCATAA
- a CDS encoding MFS transporter — protein sequence MINSRIRRQRWVIFSVLALMYILVYFYRVSLAVVAGDISRELNLTPQQLGSLSGILFYVYALAQLPLGPMIDRLGSRLVISGCGVLTTIGGILFSRADSLAMAMAARVFIGIGTASVLMATFTIFSRWFSKQEFGRVSGFMVAIGNLGNLSATAPLALAVAAVGWRSSFLAIGLLQAVATVLVFGMVRDRPPVTEECDTADASKPTGMLSAWGEIFGNPHFLLLGLISFFWYGNYLALQGLWGGPYLMEVMGLSRAATGQMLMFTSLGFIAGSTVIDVVARRIFRSYKKTLLAGQFVLLLLMSGFLGVVETFPRPLLAAVFFAVGLAVSSGVMIYPIIRSMFSVRIVGTALTSLNFFVLMGAAVTQQVMGVIVGSCGRGAAAAYHAAFLFPVAGLAAAIVAFFFARDYSEKG from the coding sequence ATGATCAACAGCCGTATCCGCCGCCAGCGCTGGGTGATCTTTTCGGTGCTGGCGCTCATGTATATACTCGTCTATTTCTACCGGGTTTCCCTGGCTGTCGTGGCAGGGGACATTTCCCGCGAGCTGAATCTGACCCCGCAGCAGCTGGGCTCCCTGTCGGGTATCCTCTTCTACGTCTACGCCTTGGCCCAACTGCCGCTCGGCCCCATGATCGACCGCTTGGGGAGCAGGCTGGTAATCAGCGGCTGCGGCGTTCTGACCACCATCGGTGGCATTCTCTTCTCCCGGGCCGACAGCCTCGCCATGGCCATGGCGGCCAGGGTGTTCATCGGTATCGGCACGGCGTCGGTGCTCATGGCCACCTTCACCATCTTCAGCCGCTGGTTTTCCAAACAGGAATTCGGCCGGGTATCCGGCTTCATGGTGGCCATCGGCAACCTGGGGAACCTTTCGGCCACGGCTCCCCTGGCCCTGGCGGTGGCTGCGGTTGGCTGGCGCTCTTCATTCCTGGCCATAGGGCTGCTCCAGGCGGTGGCTACGGTGCTGGTTTTCGGCATGGTCAGGGACCGCCCCCCGGTGACTGAGGAATGCGACACGGCAGATGCTTCCAAGCCCACCGGCATGCTGAGCGCATGGGGGGAAATCTTCGGCAATCCGCACTTTCTGCTCCTGGGGCTGATCTCCTTTTTCTGGTACGGAAACTATCTGGCCCTCCAGGGCTTGTGGGGCGGACCCTACCTGATGGAGGTGATGGGCCTCTCCCGGGCCGCCACCGGCCAAATGCTCATGTTTACCTCCCTTGGGTTCATTGCCGGAAGCACGGTGATCGATGTGGTCGCCCGGCGGATATTCCGTTCCTACAAAAAGACCCTACTTGCGGGGCAGTTCGTGCTTCTGCTGCTCATGTCCGGCTTTCTGGGGGTGGTTGAAACCTTTCCCCGTCCGCTTCTGGCCGCCGTATTCTTTGCCGTGGGGCTGGCCGTCTCCAGCGGGGTGATGATCTACCCCATCATCCGCTCCATGTTCTCCGTGCGGATCGTTGGTACGGCCCTCACCTCCCTCAACTTCTTCGTCCTCATGGGAGCGGCGGTGACCCAGCAGGTTATGGGGGTGATTGTCGGCTCCTGTGGGCGCGGTGCTGCGGCCGCCTACCATGCTGCATTTCTCTTTCCCGTGGCGGGGCTGGCCGCTGCCATTGTTGCGTTCTTTTTCGCGCGGGATTATTCGGAAAAGGGGTGA
- a CDS encoding cytochrome c3 family protein produces MERKINQSIVQRITIIAATVLMSTQLAWGAAITVTKHNMASNSINDYRAVSGGTTMVCVFCHTPHSPIGIPLWNRYPGIVPLASYRLYSTSPTMKNIANSSGISEQSVSSLCINCHDGSPLGGASLRIQPVDGLSTVMGPNGEMGIAPERKTHKGPDLRNHHPVNFNVTVGGAANGLGEIIETYPGYFAIKTSRVQQSMPLFTSPRGNRTLECGSCHTVHDDDSKPFLRTTMAGNVLCLACHVQ; encoded by the coding sequence ATGGAACGTAAAATAAACCAATCGATAGTACAGCGTATAACCATAATTGCCGCGACAGTTCTCATGTCCACCCAGCTTGCGTGGGGAGCGGCCATTACGGTCACAAAGCACAACATGGCCTCCAACTCCATCAACGACTACAGGGCGGTAAGCGGCGGAACGACAATGGTATGCGTCTTCTGTCACACCCCGCATTCTCCAATCGGCATTCCCTTGTGGAACCGGTACCCTGGGATCGTGCCCCTTGCGTCGTACCGCCTCTACTCCACCTCTCCCACCATGAAAAACATCGCCAACAGCAGCGGCATATCCGAGCAAAGCGTCTCGTCGCTCTGCATCAACTGCCACGATGGGAGCCCCCTTGGGGGAGCGAGCCTTCGGATCCAGCCCGTCGACGGGCTTTCGACCGTCATGGGCCCGAACGGGGAAATGGGGATCGCGCCGGAAAGAAAGACTCACAAAGGTCCCGACCTCAGAAATCACCATCCGGTGAACTTCAACGTGACCGTTGGCGGAGCCGCCAATGGGCTGGGAGAAATCATCGAGACATACCCCGGCTACTTTGCCATCAAGACGAGCCGTGTCCAGCAGAGCATGCCGCTGTTCACCTCCCCCCGCGGCAATAGGACCCTGGAGTGCGGTTCCTGCCATACGGTCCACGATGATGATTCCAAGCCGTTTCTGAGGACCACCATGGCAGGCAACGTTCTCTGCCTTGCATGCCACGTTCAGTAG
- a CDS encoding trimeric intracellular cation channel family protein, which produces MNLLYALDLLGTAAFAASGAWAGIRRDMDLFGVLMLGLVTATGGGTLRDLFLGDTPPFIFKDETYLYISIAVSLSIFLFHRRLEFLHHPLLYFDAIGLGTFVVIGTGKALAFKMGFVGSVMMGVMTAVAGGMIRDVLSTQVPLVLQKEVYASACLVGAALLYLLNRLSFPHTWSLLAAALAVIGLRLLAIRYNWSLPRAEGGK; this is translated from the coding sequence ATGAACCTGCTTTACGCCCTCGACCTTCTCGGCACCGCCGCCTTCGCCGCTTCCGGCGCCTGGGCCGGCATCCGCCGCGACATGGACCTCTTCGGCGTGCTGATGCTCGGCCTGGTTACCGCCACGGGAGGCGGCACCCTGCGCGACCTGTTTCTGGGGGACACACCCCCCTTCATTTTCAAGGACGAAACCTATCTCTACATCTCCATCGCCGTTTCCCTGTCGATTTTCCTCTTTCACCGGCGGCTGGAATTCCTGCACCACCCGCTCCTCTACTTCGATGCCATAGGGCTCGGCACTTTCGTGGTCATCGGCACCGGGAAGGCCCTGGCCTTCAAGATGGGGTTCGTCGGCTCGGTAATGATGGGTGTCATGACCGCCGTCGCCGGGGGAATGATCCGCGACGTTCTCTCCACCCAGGTCCCCCTGGTGCTGCAAAAAGAGGTCTACGCCTCGGCCTGCCTTGTGGGGGCGGCACTTCTCTACCTGCTGAACAGGCTCTCCTTCCCCCACACATGGTCGCTTCTCGCCGCGGCGCTGGCGGTAATCGGCCTGCGCCTTCTAGCCATCCGCTACAACTGGTCCCTCCCCCGGGCTGAAGGAGGCAAGTAA
- a CDS encoding fatty acid--CoA ligase, translating into MTDTLIPRTASAYDYPLLIKNLLFCPVVDNPDQEIIYRNLYRGTYRTLRERVRRLANVLTGLGVKPGDTVAVMDWDSHRYLELFFAVPMIGAVLHTINVRLSPEQILYTIDHAEDDLLLVNSEFLPILEQIRGRLDTVKGYLLLTDDPAEVGESAIPFRGEYEALLADASPEFDFPDFDENTRATTFYSTGTTGMPKGVYFSHRQLVLHTFGVMTVLSTAVGHGTFRRTDVYMPITPMFHVHAWGIPYIATMLGVKQVYPGRYVPEQLLEMIEREKVTFSHCVPTILHMLLKHPHAERIDLSGWKIIIGGAAMSRALCIEAMRRGIDVFTGYGMSETCPILSMSHLTPEMLECTPEEQAAIRCKTGVAIPLVDLRVVGADMRELPRDGASAGEIVVRAPWLTQGYLKDHKASERLWEGGFLHTGDVAVRDELGYVRITDRTKDVIKVAGEWVSSLELEDIIAHHPAVSEVAVIGQPDEKWGERPLALVVPKPGEAGRVTEKELAHYVREYAEKGMVSKQVVLARVRLVDSIDKTSVGKINKVALREKYL; encoded by the coding sequence ATGACTGACACCCTGATTCCCCGTACTGCTTCTGCCTATGACTATCCCCTACTCATAAAGAATCTCCTCTTTTGCCCCGTGGTGGACAACCCGGATCAGGAGATCATCTACCGTAACCTCTATCGCGGCACCTACCGCACTCTGCGGGAGCGGGTCCGGCGGCTGGCCAACGTTCTGACCGGCCTGGGCGTAAAGCCCGGGGACACGGTGGCGGTCATGGACTGGGACAGTCACCGCTATCTGGAGCTCTTCTTCGCCGTGCCGATGATCGGCGCGGTGCTCCATACCATCAATGTCCGGCTTTCCCCCGAGCAGATCCTCTACACCATCGACCATGCCGAGGACGATCTCCTGCTGGTCAACAGCGAATTTCTCCCGATCCTAGAGCAGATCAGGGGACGGCTCGATACGGTCAAGGGGTATCTCCTTCTCACGGATGATCCGGCAGAGGTTGGGGAGAGCGCCATTCCTTTCCGCGGAGAATATGAAGCGCTGCTTGCGGACGCCTCCCCGGAGTTCGACTTCCCCGATTTCGATGAGAATACCCGCGCCACCACCTTTTACAGCACCGGCACCACCGGCATGCCCAAGGGGGTCTACTTCAGCCACCGCCAGCTGGTGCTCCACACCTTCGGCGTCATGACGGTGCTCTCGACTGCCGTGGGGCACGGCACGTTCCGCCGCACCGATGTCTACATGCCGATTACCCCCATGTTCCATGTCCATGCGTGGGGAATTCCCTACATTGCCACCATGCTCGGGGTTAAACAGGTCTATCCGGGCCGTTATGTACCGGAACAGCTCCTGGAGATGATCGAGAGGGAGAAGGTGACCTTTTCCCACTGTGTCCCCACCATCCTGCACATGCTGCTGAAGCACCCCCATGCCGAGCGTATCGATCTTTCGGGGTGGAAGATCATCATCGGGGGAGCAGCCATGTCCCGTGCCCTCTGCATCGAGGCGATGCGGCGCGGCATCGACGTCTTCACCGGCTATGGCATGTCCGAAACCTGCCCGATCCTGTCCATGTCCCACCTGACCCCGGAGATGCTGGAGTGCACGCCGGAGGAGCAGGCAGCCATCCGCTGCAAGACCGGAGTGGCCATTCCCCTCGTCGATTTGCGCGTGGTGGGGGCGGATATGCGCGAGCTTCCGCGCGACGGCGCGAGTGCCGGGGAGATCGTTGTCCGGGCCCCCTGGCTGACCCAGGGGTACCTGAAAGACCACAAGGCATCGGAGAGGCTCTGGGAGGGGGGATTCCTCCATACCGGCGACGTGGCCGTACGCGACGAGTTGGGATATGTACGGATAACCGACCGGACCAAGGATGTGATCAAAGTGGCCGGGGAGTGGGTTTCTTCCCTGGAGCTGGAGGATATCATCGCCCATCACCCGGCTGTGTCCGAGGTTGCGGTCATCGGGCAGCCCGACGAGAAGTGGGGGGAGCGCCCCCTGGCGCTGGTGGTGCCTAAGCCGGGCGAGGCCGGGCGGGTGACGGAAAAGGAGCTGGCCCACTACGTGCGGGAATATGCCGAAAAGGGAATGGTCAGCAAGCAGGTGGTCCTTGCCAGGGTGCGGCTGGTGGATTCGATTGACAAGACGAGTGTCGGCAAAATCAACAAGGTCGCTCTGCGGGAGAAGTATCTGTAG
- a CDS encoding cytochrome c3 family protein → MRKGKFVSAAASLTGTLLLALLTIASANVPPPPANQFLGIYDTVFGSLTRIKCLECHGDDSLLVQRHHALLNNASPAKTYECLTCHTLIPDGTGGFTFADFRTCENCHTTSPHHITPAAQERHCNVCHGSFVDNYDDGHYIPTYPKSSVTPDTYGTPYIDPGTGQQKITGGCAACHQSADGAIDPATGTVRPIFTNAQTHHAINIACATCHGVHGAIKDIRYCETCHGIKSLHNIQKDTPSPASVGAVIPGEEDAGWGHVGNNYDCNGCHLKAVNAMSMVPAGATVPAVTGISSRTVTQGTQASLTIQGSGLTNQSNGITFMPTVVLSNELGSIELSPTAYTEGEVQVLLPPLALGNYDLRIRKEDKKSNRMRITVVPYLSVRTATLGTRSNLTIVGSGFGPPPSVEYSSGLGAYVEGAAAEVRSWSDTKITVVFKGVKTGDSIEIRTVNGAVNTVAVQPVKKTR, encoded by the coding sequence ATGAGAAAGGGAAAATTTGTATCAGCTGCAGCAAGTCTGACCGGCACCTTACTTCTGGCGCTGCTGACCATTGCGTCGGCAAATGTGCCGCCCCCCCCGGCCAACCAGTTTCTGGGAATCTACGATACGGTTTTTGGAAGCTTGACCCGAATCAAATGCCTTGAGTGCCACGGAGACGATTCCCTCCTGGTACAGCGCCACCATGCGCTCCTCAACAACGCATCGCCGGCTAAAACCTATGAATGCCTCACCTGCCACACCCTTATTCCGGACGGCACCGGCGGCTTCACGTTTGCGGACTTCAGGACCTGCGAAAACTGCCATACCACGTCGCCCCATCACATCACCCCTGCCGCCCAGGAACGGCACTGCAACGTCTGCCACGGCAGCTTTGTGGACAATTATGATGACGGGCACTACATACCAACCTATCCAAAATCCTCAGTCACTCCAGACACCTACGGAACCCCATATATCGATCCCGGCACCGGCCAGCAGAAAATTACCGGCGGATGCGCCGCATGCCACCAGAGCGCCGACGGGGCGATAGACCCGGCAACGGGGACCGTGAGGCCCATTTTCACCAACGCCCAGACTCACCACGCCATTAACATTGCCTGCGCCACGTGCCATGGGGTCCATGGCGCCATCAAGGACATCAGGTACTGCGAAACCTGCCACGGAATCAAATCCCTCCACAACATCCAAAAAGATACGCCTTCCCCGGCAAGCGTGGGCGCCGTTATCCCCGGCGAGGAAGACGCCGGATGGGGCCATGTCGGCAACAATTACGATTGCAACGGGTGCCACCTCAAGGCCGTCAACGCCATGTCAATGGTACCGGCCGGCGCGACGGTGCCTGCCGTGACAGGGATCAGCAGCCGGACCGTCACGCAGGGGACCCAGGCCAGCCTCACCATCCAGGGGTCCGGCCTCACCAATCAATCGAACGGAATAACCTTCATGCCGACGGTTGTCCTGAGCAACGAGCTCGGTTCCATTGAGCTTTCGCCCACCGCCTACACCGAGGGGGAAGTGCAAGTCCTGCTGCCTCCCCTGGCTTTGGGCAACTACGATCTCCGCATCCGGAAAGAGGACAAAAAGAGCAACCGGATGCGCATAACCGTGGTTCCCTATCTGTCGGTCAGGACAGCAACACTGGGCACCAGGAGCAACTTGACCATAGTGGGGAGCGGTTTTGGTCCTCCTCCGTCCGTAGAGTACTCATCGGGGCTCGGGGCGTACGTGGAAGGCGCTGCTGCCGAGGTGCGTTCCTGGTCGGACACCAAAATCACCGTTGTTTTCAAGGGGGTAAAGACCGGCGACAGCATTGAGATCCGGACGGTAAACGGTGCGGTCAACACCGTGGCTGTGCAACCCGTCAAGAAGACACGCTAG